One window of Ziziphus jujuba cultivar Dongzao chromosome 5, ASM3175591v1 genomic DNA carries:
- the LOC125422911 gene encoding EIN3-binding F-box protein 1, which translates to MSKIFGFSGNDDFCPRGSIYTNPKERSLFLSLGNHVDVYFPSRKRSRVNAPFVFSEKRFEQKKQTSLDVLPDECLFEIFRRLPGGEERSSCACVSKRWLMLVSNIRKNELNNEKSKSEEEIDETKGEDMEIDSDGYLSRSLEGKKATDVRLAAIAVGTASRGGLGKLFIRGSNSIRGVTNIGLKAIAHGCPSLKVLSLWNVTSIGDEGLCEIADGCPLLEKLDLCQCPAISDKALVAIAKKCPNLTELSIESCSNIGNEGLKAIGQRCPNLKCIAIKNCSLVGDQGIASLLSSTSYVLTKVKLQALNITDVSLAVIGHYGKAITDLVLSSLPAVGERGFWVMGNGQGLQKLKSLTITSCQGVTDTGLEAVGKGCPNMKLFCLRKCAFVSDNGLVSLAKAAGSIESFQVEECHRITQYGFFGLLLNCGAKLKAISLVYCLGIKDLNVGLPLLPPCKSLRSLSIRNCPGFGNANLAVLGKLCPELQHVDFNGLEGITDAGFLPLLDSCEAGLTKVNLSGCVNLTDKVVSSMAEQHGWTLEILNLEGCTKISDASLVSIGDNCPLLSDLDVSRCAITDFGILALARANQLNLQVLSVSGCSLISDKSLLAFGKIGQTLLGLNLQHCKSISSSSVDRLVEELWRCDILS; encoded by the exons ATGTCTAAGATCTTTGGTTTCAGTG GTAATGATGATTTTTGCCCTCGGGGGTCAATATATACAAACCCGAAGGAGCGGAGCCTCTTTTTGTCCCTTGGTAATCATGTGGATGTCTATTTTCCCTCACGCAAGAGGTCTCGTGTCAATGCTCCGTTTGTTTTCTCAGAAAAGAGGTTTGAGCAGAAGAAGCAAACCTCTCTTGATGTTTTGCCAGACGAATGCCTCTTTGAGATCTTCAGAAGGTTGCCTGGAGGTGAGGAAAGGAGTTCTTGTGCTTGCGTTTCAAAGCGCTGGCTTATGCTTGTAAGCAATATTCGTAAAAATGAGCTAAACAATGAGAAATCCAAGTCTGAAGAAGAAATCGATGAAACAAAGGGTGAAGATATGGAAATTGATAGTGATGGATACCTTTCCAGGAGCTTGGAAGGGAAAAAGGCGACGGATGTTAGACTTGCTGCTATTGCCGTTGGAACAGCTAGTCGAGGAGGACTGGGGAAACTTTTTATCCGAGGAAGCAATTCTATTCGTGGGGTCACAAACATTGGCCTCAAGGCAATAGCCCATGGCTGTCCTTCACTAAAGGTTCTTTCTTTATGGAACGTGACTTCAATTGGGGATGAAGGTCTATGTGAGATTGCTGATGGATGTCCTCTTTTGGAAAAGCTTGACCTTTGCCAGTGTCCTGCGATCTCTGATAAGGCTTTGGTTGCAATTGCGAAGAAGTGCCCTAATCTGACTGAGTTATCAATTGAGTCATGTTCAAACATTGGGAATGAAGGTCTGAAAGCTATTGGACAAAGATGCCCCAATCTTAAATGCATTGCAATAAAAAATTGCAGCCTTGTGGGTGATCAAGGGATTGCAAGCTTGTTATCTTCCACCTCTTATGTCCTGACAAAGGTGAAGCTTCAGGCATTGAACATCACAGATGTGTCTCTTGCTGTTATTGGACATTATGGCAAGGCCATTACTGATCTAGTTCTAAGTAGCCTTCCTGCTGTGGGTGAGAGAGGCTTCTGGGTCATGGGAAATGGTCAGGGGCTGCAGAAGTTGAAGTCCTTAACAATCACATCCTGTCAAGGTGTGACAGATACAGGGCTTGAAGCTGTAGGAAAGGGTTGCCCAAATATGAAACTGTTTTGCCTTCGGAAATGTGCATTTGTTTCTGATAATGGACTGGTCTCCCTTGCCAAGGCTGCAGGATCAATTGAGAGCTTTCAAGTAGAGGAGTGCCACAGGATCACCCAATATGGCTTTTTTGGTCTTCTTTTGAACTGTGGTGCAAAATTGAAAGCTATTTCTCTTGTGTACTGCTTGGGAATCAAGGACCTGAATGTGGGTTTACCTCTGTTGCCCCCTTGCAAATCCCTGCGATCATTGTCCATTCGTAACTGTCCTGGATTTGGTAATGCTAACTTGGCTGTTTTGGGCAAACTGTGCCCTGAACTGCAGCATGTGGACTTCAATGGACTTGAAGGGATAACAGATGCTGGGTTTCTCCCACTTCTTGATAGCTGTGAAGCTGGGTTGACAAAGGTTAATCTCAGTGGTTGTGTGAATCTGACAGACAAGGTGGTTTCATCAATGGCTGAGCAGCATGGTTGGACTTTGGAAATTCTAAACCTTGAAGGTTGTACGAAGATCAGTGACGCGAGCTTGGTATCTATTGGTGATAACTGCCCTTTGCTCAGTGATCTTGATGTCTCAAGATGCGCAATCACTGATTTTGGTATTTTAGCCCTGGCCCGTGCAAATCAGCTCAATCTGCAGGTCCTTTCCGTGTCTGGTTGCTCTTTGATATCGGACAAGAGTTTGCTTGCCTTTGGAAAAATAGGTCAGACTCTTTTGGGACTGAATCTGCAGCACTGCAAGTCAATCAGCAGTAGCTCAGTTGACAGGCTTGTGGAGGAGCTATGGAGGTGCGATATCCTTTCCTAG